A segment of the Anomalospiza imberbis isolate Cuckoo-Finch-1a 21T00152 chromosome 16, ASM3175350v1, whole genome shotgun sequence genome:
AAAGGCTCTGAACCTGCTCCATCCTCTAAAAAATTACACACAGCTGCGtacaaaagagcagcagagttTTTAAAAGCAGGGTGGTAGAAAGGGGTCAAGGGATGATCTGAAAGCTCCTTCACTTCTGCCTTCACTGAGGGATGCAGACAAAGCTGCCCAAGCTCTCTCACCTGTGTTTTAAGTGTCAGCTGCTGCGAGGTGACAGCACAGGGGGCTCTTCTGCCCACACAAAAGAGCAAGAGCCTGCCCTGGGCACACAGACCAGGCAGCAAGTGAGGGCAGTTATGGCAAAGAACGTGAAGCATTAAAAGTCTGCATAATTTCTCTCCCTGTAACTCGTTTGTGTATCCATGCACTTGGAGCAAAGTCTAGTAAGTAGATGAAGACTTTcacaagcaaaaccaaaccaagccaaTGCACATCAGTGTTCACAGGATATTCCCCACTTGATTCTTCTCAGCAGTGATTCCAGCCAAAGAGCTGGACTCCCCAGACAAGCTGCAAGGACACAGGAGAATTTACCCACTATGATTCTGAAGTCCTTTAGACTGAAGGGCAGCATCCCTTTAGACATCATTACTGAGCAAGCACTTGCTCCCAGATATCAATTTCAAAATAGCCATTACTACCACGTTGCTGGAATCCAGAATGAGAAGCTCAGTCaaagcagctgcctccagctcgGATTCCACGTGGATAACAAAACACAGAGCTGTGACCTACCCCTCCCGTGTTCTGTTTCCGAACATCCAGGGCAGATGCCAGTCCTTTGACAGCCTGTGGATCCTCATACGtcacgctggaagaaaagaacaaaccaCACAACTTAGCAAGAAAGTCCAGCAGTCATCCATGAgcaatcatggaatcacaggaaggcctgggttggaaggggtgttaaaagatcatctcattccacctccagccatgggcaaggacatcTTCTGCTAcctcaggctgctccaagttctgtccaacctggccttggacacttctagggatgggatagccacagcttctctgggcaacctgtgccagtgcttcaccaccctcacaaggaagaatttcttcccaatattcAATCTAGCCCTTCAAactcagtttgaagccattcccctttgtcctgtcactccagacccttgtaaatagtctctcctcatctttcttgtaggctcccttcaggtattgGAATTAGGTCACTCCAATCCCTTCTCTTtttcaggctgaacaatcccagttctcccagcctttcctcataggagaacAATACTCTGGATACCCTGATTTGCTCCCCTGGGAACCAGAAAGCACATTCTTTTTCTTAACAAGACTTGGAGGGTACTGTGTGTACCCCAAGAAGAGGGTCTGTACAAAGGCCACCCGTCAGTTTTGGAAAGCACCTTGAAGTAAAGAGAGTAAGATCAGCATTATGAAAGGCAGGCAAACAGGTCACAAGGCACCCTAAGAATGTCCAAGAGCAAGTGGGGGACTGTGAAAAGAGGCCTGACTGCAGATTATGTTCAACAAAGATTTGGAGATGACATCTGGAAGCCTGACCTTGCTGTGTGCATGAGTGGGGAGGCAGAGCGAGACTCAAAGAGAGATGAAATTATGCAACTGCAGTGAAGCAGACAAAGAAATGCACTATTTACAAAGCTGTTAAAAGCTTCTTAAACTGCAATGCAAAAGGGACATGTAGCAGTCAGGtgacagaggcagcagcagcatctcacaGAGCACAGTGGTGAACCATGAGCTGCAGCAGACACAAACACGTGCCAGTAAATCAGCTCCTGGGAGGGGCTGCCTGAGCAGGGGGAgccctctctcctcccctcctcatGCTGGCTTCTCCCAAGCTGTGagcacagcacccagagctCTCACACCCAGAGCTGTCACCTACACACCACAGCAAGTCACACTCATGCCTTTCCTCCTCCCCGCTGCTCTGTTTATACAGCGCACAATCCAAGGAAGACAGAGCAATCCTCCCTTGTGAAATCATGGATGATCTGTGCTCCTTGTTCCATTAGGTACGGTGTGGGAAGAGTAGTTTTGTGCTTCATTTAGCACAAGATACAGAGGGACCTTGATTAGATCTCTCCTGCAATGCATCTCCTTTCTAACTGTACATTAAGGCTCCCAGCCCAAAATCTCCAGTGGTGGCTTATCCCTCTACATGACAGAATTTCTTCTCAGCACTGCTACCATAGCTGAGGCAGTACCAACAGCTATATTGATAATTGCAAATAAAAGAGTCCAATAAATCTGTAGGCTCAAGTTTTCGAAATTTTTGATAAACTATTTAACAGCATTTCTTAGCTTGAGACAAGACATTGATGATGTTCTGACTACTTCCTCTAACGTCTGAAGCCAGGAGGCAAGAAATaatatatgaaagaaaaatacctgAGTGTGTCTTTTATTGAATATCACTTGACAGGGATCAAAGGATTTCTTAATAAGTGCAGagatttattttacattaaaataatttgaccTGTTAAATGCCCTTGAAAGTGCCAGATTTGCAGCTCTAGAGATACAAGCCCTATGCATATAAACAAATTAGGGGTAGCATGAAGCCAGGCAAGCTACACTACTTTGACAGCCTGTGAGAGTCTGACTGGGGCCAAAAGGAGAGTTAACTGGATGGCAATTCTGTCTCCAAGCCTTTGATGACAGTAATTCAGTCACCGAAGTACATCCATGACCTTCAGGTGAAGGACCCTTCTGCTCCTGTATCTCAAACACAGGTGGATGGGATGACGAGCCTttaggagaaggcagaagtacGGGCAAGCACACTTCCAAGTTTCCAGTGAGCTCATTAACTAAGACAGTCAGTACTCAGCCAGTTTGCTCTGTCCAACAGCAGGAACTTCTCCACTTGCTCATATTAATAACAACCAAAAGGATAGGGGTTGGATTAAAAGCACGAAAACATACACCAAAACTAGTTTTTCAGTCTGAAGTCAAGAAGTTTCAGATTTATGCCCTTAGAAAACAGCAGTGCCATGACTCAGTGCTGAAGACCAACTCCAACTTACTTCTTTCGCTGCTCAGCCAAGGAGCTGCCTCTTGTCTGTGCAAACATGTCAAAGTCATCACGAGGATTACTGTGCTGGAGGGAGCTGAGTGTGCCACTGACACTGTTTGTGCCCAAGTCTGCAaccagaggagaaaaaatagtGAACCAGCGAAATAACAAACCATATTGCAAACACCATCATCATTAACAGCTGCAGCACTGAGTTTTGTTCAGGAAAGGCTGGAGGATGCTAATCATGtgttcttaaaagaaaaatgtagagATGATCTAATTCATCCTGGAAGCAGAACTCCATAAATGCTCGTCATCAAGAAGCCAGCATTTGGGAATTGGCGTGAACCGGCTGCCAATATCCTGAGATAttctgagtgaccactgagtggtCACTAACACTGTCCAAAATTTTGGGCATGGACAGTACTTTTCTCCACAATGTTTTCTCTCAGTTACTGACTGTGAAACCAACACTTTCAAACAAAGGGATATGGTATTGGTGCAGTGCTGAAAGAGGTGGAGAACCTTCAGTCAAACCCAGCGATCCAATCACACAATCTTTGGTTTGATTTAATGCAAACCACCTAAGACTTTCATAAAACCTTTTACCCAAAGGtttcaaatattatttgtaGAAGGGGAATCAAGATCATCACCAGACTGATTTCACAAAGAACTATAACTAAGCAGAAATAGAAGTAGTAGTACAAGTTCTGCCACGAACAACAACCTGCACCCTCTCCATCACTCTTCTCTCTGATTAATAAAGCCCTCCCTttgtgccaggctggctctcAATTGCAGACTGCCACAGTGCAGGAGAGTGGGAATGCCTTCTAATCCTCCTGTAAGCCAAATACCCAAACCTTTTGGAGGCCACATGGCAACATTAATGGGTAGAGGAGAGCATGATCTAGATCAGGCACTCACCAAGCCCTGCAAGCTGTGAAGAAAGTGAAGATGGAGGTGCTGAGTTTCCAACCATTGGGCTCACCACAGCTGGAGAACCAGGACCCAAATCTATTAAATTATCTTCTGTCACCTCATTCAGTACCTGTCAGGACACAAGATACACAGAAGTTACACATACCAGAAATTTCTTCTTGCAGTGCAACATTAAACATCACAATTTTCCACATTAGGTATAAActgttttcagaaacaaaacttCTTTGTTGTGACTAAAGTGTCAATACAGAGTCTTTGCTGAAGTTTGCATCACACTGCAGAAGTGGTAAAGCACAGTAAACAGAGGAAATAGTTAGGAATGCAGAATAGAAAACATAATAGAAGTAAAGATTCATCATGAACTCAGATGTTGACCACTATAAAACAACTACAAAAGAGTTTCCATTTAAAGAATAATTAGAACTCTTCAGCTTGGAAAGGGGCTGCATAAATAGGAGATGAGAGTGGTTCTTAAAATTATGATTggcaggaagaaaattaacctGAACAGTGGTATGTAAGACATGGTGAAGAAAAATTAGgtgaagcaaacaaaaaccactAAGTGACTTGATCAAatgtaaacaaaatatttgttatatataaatgcaaaataaatatgtaaaaatgtATAGTGAAACTGTGGAACTTATTGTTTAAGGACAGTGTGAACTCCTAAAGTCCACACAGACtcaaaagcaatcaaaaaagTTAATAGAAGAATGAAAATCCATCACGGATTGtaaacacagagatgttttacTGTGAAGTGACTTCCTGAGCTAAAAGTTGTCCCTTGGGATTTGCCACATTCTTACTTTTCCTGGCATCCACCATTAGCCAGTAGAGGCAGgacacagggctgggcagctACAAGGTGTGATACTACTGATAGTACTACAGCTGGTATGAGAGAATCAATGGAGTCAGGTACTTACTCCATTGCTGGCGTTCTGTGTTGAGCGTCCCGATCTGTATCGTTCAAATCtgttcaggggaaaaaaaagaaaatccaacaTGGATTATCAAAGCCAccaataaataataaaaaacatcaGTTTATAACCAAGCCATGACATGCTTGCCACTGAACTTAGTTTTCTCTGGCTCCAAAGGGAAGCCTGAAAGCTTTAACTCCAAACCAGGACAAAGGCAGGATTGCTGAGAAGTTGCACTCTTGGCAGAGGTAGATTTTAAGTTGACTAATCTGATCTTGCAGCTCAAACATGCTTGAAAAACACTGCAGGATTTGTCTTTTGGTTGGGGGGGGGGCGTTTAATCATTAAGTGCTTTGTGACAGACTGTTGTGTGAGCCAAGGGACAGGAGGAACTGTAGCAAGATCGATGCTCACAGCTGAACAAGCCAAGCACTGCAGCTCATCTCACTCCCACTTACCAGCTCCCTCTTGCTGCAATAATGTAAATGAGGAGCCACATGTGTGTGGCACAGCCCAAGTCAGGCACATGTGGCATGATGGACAATTTAAGCAGATTCACTGCTTAAAACAACCTGAGTCAACTCAAAGATGGTCACAGCCTATGCTCAAATAGGTTGGTACTTTCCAACAAGGAAAAGCAATGATGTTGGATAAAACCTCCATACTTCTAAGGAGAAGAGTCAGGTTAGCCAAGCTCTGATCTCTTTATTCTGTGCATCTGGGACCACAAACCTAAACCCAGCTTTCATGAAAGtcttcaaggccaggctggatggagctttgagcaacccggtctagtggaaggtgtcctcacccatggcagggggtgggattaGATGAGTTttgaggtcacttccaacccaaaccattctgtgattctatgaactCAAAACAGCAGGGGAACTACCTGCTCCCATGGCCTGTCTGAGGCCAGTCTGATCTTTCTTACCATGGAAAAGCACCATGATTTCTTGGAGGTTTgaatttttcaaagtagtttcAGAAGTAGTCTCTCTTTCCAGCAAAAAGCCCAAAATATTCATATAATCCTACGGGTTTTCTCCCAGATGGACAAAATAAAACAGGGAATGtcaagcaaataaaaatgttttcttaatgTAACAGAGGAAAATGCAGACTTAAAAGGCAGCAAATCCAAATTCAGGCCCAAATTTCAATTTTAGGAAACTGTGGGTGTTTGCTATTACTGGAAATCCAACTCCCTTTGCTGGAAACCTAAGACACCTCCCACCTCATTTCTCACCAAAAGGCTTCTGTTCATTTACATCCCAAGGCTTCACAGCAAAGGCCAGAGCTCCTGCTTGAGTCACTGACAGAGCTTGGTCCCTGTGCTAGAAATCAGCATGATGGATGTGGAGCTTTAAGAATAGCAGAGGAGGAACTGGAATGTATTGAACGCTCAGACCAGGGCAGCTATTCCACCACAAATGGCTTGCTAACATCACTCAGCTCCCCTTTCATGAATAATCACTACAAACACATCAGCCACAGTCAGCAAAGTCGCAGATGGggagaaatagaaaaaatattaaggGTGACCAGACTAAACCTCAGTGATAGTTACACTCTGCCACTTGTAGAACCCTGCTTGTGCATGAAACACACACCATTTCACACAAAAAGCCAGCGTTTGTTTCAAAGTTTGCCCCATCTCCTCTGAACGATGAAATCAAAGGCAAAATCGAGGGCACCGAGTCGTCTTTGCAGCCTCTGCCGTGACAGCACAAATTCACAGATCTAGagtctaatttatttttaaaggcttgagaaacaaagccctgtgCTAAGAGCAAGGAACAAAGGGTACTCTTTGGTGCCTCGCTCCCCAGGCCTGTCATTAAGGGGAAGATTAAACTTTCCCAAGACTGCAGCATCACGTGTCACCTCCGGCAGCAGATGTGCCTGACAGCGCCTTTGTCTGACATGTCCAAAGTTCTGTGCCCCAAgtcctgtccctggggctgATTCCTGCAGACCAGCTCTTTGAAACATTAGCTCTGCACAAgacaggctttttttgtttttcaagatTTTAAGTGTTACTTAAAAATAAACCCTTTGCATGCACGATGCTCCCGCCCACCTCAGGCAGCTCCCCTTGCACCAGCACTGGGACTGGAAAGCTCAGAGATCAGAGGGCAAAGAGAGCACACGGGAGCCTCCTTAAGCCAGGAAGCAGCACAGAGATTTGTGCAGAATCTGGGCTAGCAGGGGAACCAGTGACTGTGGCTGTGCTATTTTTGGTCCCAAGTCCCTACACCTGTACAGCCCTGCGCAACAGGGACTTGCAGACTCAAGCATTTTCACAAGATTGCATTGCATTTTATGGATATGCCCCACAAAAATTCAAtacatagtaaaaaaaaaaatcatagtatTAAAAGAATCAACTGAAACAGGAATGTTACCATAAAAGGCCATAAAAATACTGTGTAAATGGTCCCTGTGGTTTGGCTCTCTGTGTCATGTTAGACCCTTGGCCCAGAAGGCCCAATTTCACCAACTGACCTATTTTATTCTTATGTGAAAACCCTGAATGAATGCAAATGCTTGCTGGGAGAGATGCCCCACCTTTCATATCGGAGGAAGACATTATTTAAATCATCATTCAcgtgcagcagctcctctgtgaCTTCTTCATTGGACACTCGTGAGATAAGCTCCACAATTCTCTGCTGCATGGCTCTGCAGGTTCGGTTCAGTTCCTAGGAGGAATGCATTGTGCACACACAGTCTGATAAGCAACAAGCAATAAGTAGATTTAGTTGAGCTCTGTTCACAGCCAAACATATCCCCCAGCTGAGAAACACTAAGACAAGTTTATCTTTGCATGATTAAATGTCACCCAAAAGCACATCTAATCAAACGCCCTTCAAGAGATGATGGCATAAAACCTTGAGAGCCTATTCACAATTCAACTTCCTGATTCTTCTTTAACTCTGAgcacttcagaaaataaatatctgtattttagTCATCTGTTTTAAGAATAAAACATGTTAATACAACACCTTCCCAGAAGAGAGGTTTCAAGGAAAATTCAATCTGCTCTTTCTGGCAGTATCATCCTTAAAAACTAAATTATGTGGATGGTGGAAcatgtgggggaaaaaaggttcATCAGGGCTACCACAAATACTAAGTGTGTGCTAGGATGAAAACTTACCAACTTCAGGGAACATGAGGGTAAAGACAAACCAAGGAGCAGGAGCATGAAAAGGTGAGTGTTCCACACACCCCCCAGCACTGAGACACACAGAAATGTTCCCTTCCACTGACAGGACGGACAAGAGACTGCACAAAGGCAATGGGGAGTTTCAGAAGAACATTTTAAGGAATGCAGAGGGagggcatttattttaaaagcctctCATCAAGAAATCTAGATTTTAGTTTGTCTAGACCAGCAGTTCTCATGCTTCCAGGACATCTCTTCCATCACCAAATACTTAGTAGAATTCTGTAGTCCTGAAAGGCCTCAAGACCAAAGGCCAAACTGGTCTGCTGAGGAGAACAGCAAGAAGAAACATGACGTATGGCAGAGTGCCTCTGATCAGGCCAACGGTTTTACTTCAATAAGCACTGACATTCCAGCTAAAGCATGTCCCTCTGTCATCTTCCACTCCTCCCAGCTCCACTTCACAGCAAAAATTCAGCACTAAACAAGGATGACTTGTTGGTACACAGCCTTCAGGATGAAAgcaaaaatgtgtttgttttccttgcATGGTCTGACATCCTAAGCTCTGGATAAATTTCACCTAGTGCAATCCAGCTGCCTTAACAGCTTGAGGAATGTGTTCTCCAATGTCAGTTTTGATCCCATCACTTTCGAAGCAGATTGTGACATTTCAGAGGTTTGTTTGCTGCCTTTCCGAGAGGGCTGACAGTACCTATCTATTCTGCTCAGAGCTGGCTCTCTCACAGGCTGTTTACATTTGATTGTTGGAGAAAATGTCAGGAATTATTTAAGGAGGAGGGCTATATAAACCTCAAAGCAAGGAGTCCTTGCATGCAGCACCCAGCTCACAGCTCTCAAAAGGCTAACCATCCTTTGTGATCAAAAACGGGTTCTCCCCAGCTCTGTGATTCAGATTTAGGCTGCATCAGTCACAGAAGGGAACCAGCTGGAATAAAGAATCGTTGCTGTCACTCCATTTTATGATCAAGTTCTTTCACCTTAAAGCTGTGCTCTAAGGTTAGGCTGTCAAGATGCTGGTGGTTGTTTCTCAGCGTAAGCAAACTGTTCGATTTCGGCCTGTCATGGTTTTCTGGAAGCTGCTTTTGTTATGAGCAGTTCGACCCAAATGGGCAGTGACTGAAAGGCTCTTTATTGCAAAGCCTCTCATCAGCTGCCATGATGGCTCTGAGACAAACACACAATGCCACTGCATGGGAGAGACCAGTTTTTGGATGGATTTCAAACTCTGATGTATCACAGAGAGCAATTCCCTGCCTTCCTCCGAACGGATTGCTGTGGGAGCCCATCCTCCCTGCTGGAGGATCACAACAGAAGATTATTTCTGAAGCTGTGGAAAGGCAAATCCCACCTTaagggcagcagctggaatgTCAGATCGCAATGCTCCTCATCTGTGGGACTCTGTGACTTTCCTCAGCCACAAGGCCACCCCACGACCACTAGCCTTGGGAAATAGGTGTGAAGCCTGAGACACGAGCTCAATTTATACTGTTTTCCCTCTTGAGATGCACAGTGCTGTACTGGATTGAGATTTTCCAGCAGAGAAATCCCTCCTGATTACACAGTCTAGCCCTCTGAACTTACCACATGCCTTCACCCGAGCACCTGCACTAAGACACCACACCTTCAGGAAAACACATCTTCTGGAAAGACAATTAGCTCCTAGGTAAGATTGCAAGTGGCAGAGGATCCACAGACCCTTAGCATTCTTTAGTCCAGATGGAAATATGGAGTGCTTTTTCCTGCCTAGTGACTGGGAATGTTTTGACACTGTACAAGTGGTGATGGGGGGTGTACAAGAAGCAGGAATGATCAGGGCTTACAGAACCTGTGGCAATTGTAAGCTGCTTAGTGGTAAAGGAGACCTGATATTCAACACTGGGGAAAATTTCTAGCTACACAAAGAGGaaagcactggaacaagttTCAAGGGCAGTCAGGAAATCCTCGTCACTGGAACCTTTAACAAATGAATAAAATCAAGCGATGGCACTTGCCAGGGTCAGGCACAGCCCAGATCCATTATGAACCCAAGCATGAGCTGTGAAGTGAGCTACAACAAAACACACCCCCCAGAGAAACACAAGCACAGGAAGGATCAGAAACATATTTCCTAGGAAACTTACCTGGAGTAACTCAAGGTCTGAGGAATCCTCTTGTCCAGGTACCATTTCTGTCAGCATTTCAGACATCACTTTAGTATTCCCACGAACAATATCCAGCTCACTGCGCAGCCGGGCAATCTAAATCGGGGTAACAAGACAGCAAAACACTGCATAATCTTTTAGTTGAAGCAGTTCATTTTCAAGAGCTGACTGCAATATCTCTGGTTCTGTCTGACTTGATATCTCAGGCTCCAGACATTCTAgcagggaaaaaaccaaataagATAAAAAGTTTAcccaggagaaaaggaagagaaaaagagaagaattatCATCACAAACCCAGATGTGCTGTGTCTGTATGGAAGGGAAGCAATTGCAAACAGCACCTAAAGCCAGACCTTGGCTGTGGTGCCTCATTCCAGTGTGGGGAAAGATGTACACATTTTAAGTAGAATCTTTGTCTCTGAAGTTATCATTttgcaaggagaaaaaaatcctgtattaGGGCATTTGCAAGGGCTTGACTTCCTGCATCTGTGACATTCTGTGCCTTGAAAGGAGAAGGGCTAATGGGAATAACTGCTAAAATGCTGCTGAGAAAGCTGGACCAGCAGATTGTGCTGCCATTTACCAGGCCACAGAGACACATCCAAAGCCCAGATTTTACAGTATAACAGGAAGAAAGATTACTAAGTAGAGCCAGACCTAGCAGACAAAGTCCCAAGAGTTAAAATGAAAGTTCCTCTgcaaattaatttctaattttatttgCTGCAAGAGTCTCACTTGAAAGAATCAACATGCCAATACCTGTTCAGAATTAGCAGTGATGGGACCAGTCACACTCAAGGCTGGGGCCTGAGGAGCAGAATACGCTGTTGGAGAGGACGAAGAGTAAGAACTGCTGCTCATCCTTTGCTGAGACTGGGAATTGTGCATGTTTGCTGCAGGATCAACTTCAGGAACACTCTGCCACATCAGAAAGACAAGAGTTCAAAAGCTGAGCTGGGACAGCACTTGCTTTGTCAGCAACCTCAGGCCAAACAGGCTCAAATATAGAACATAATTGCCCCTTGTGGGAAAGGTCAGTGCAGCTACTAGAAAAGACTGGCAGCTCCAAAAATCCTCCAAGCCCATATATTTTGACCCAACCCACAAGCATTTAAGTCCATTTAGTTTTACAAGAAAAgtgagaagcaaaataaaaacaagagcCAAAGAGAAATagttataaattattttaaactagGAATTAAGTTGCAAGCTTCCAAAAAATGATGTGATACGTAGATACTGAATTTAATTAACCTTGACACAAGAATTGTAATCTCTCAGTCCTTGATCACTTGCATTTGCCGCTTCAAAGATTCATTAACTTCAGTTTTCAGAGTGAATAATCAGAACACCTGTGATCATTAAGTTACTTCCAAGCAGCAGTTCTGTCGACTTTCCAGACCTAACTTTCCAGAGGTGTGAAGTTCTCACATTACTGTGGGATCAGAGAGATACAGACTCTATCCCTAATAGACAGGCAGACCTTGGCTCCTGGTTATCCCCAATAGGAGCAACCACACTTTTGAGCAAAAGAAGTAAATCTCAATCATAAATCCTGCTGGGCTCTCTTTGAACAAATTAGCTGCATTTGTTTGGTGGTCTTATGGTACAAGATTAAATGTAACAATTTACAACTTCTCAGATTGATGATTGACTCAAGGGAGGAGATAGCTTATCAGTCTGTATTATGCCTCTTACATACCCTTTCACTATTAAAATGTCCTTCCAGGAGTGAGAAAATGAGCCAAATTCAGAGaaatggggaggggaaaaacGAGTAGTTATCCAACTATTTAGACATGCTGGGAAAACACCCCCGGAATTGCAAGGCTGTAGCTTACCCTCTGTGGTGTGTGTATTGGAGACAGAGCATCAAGATCTGCCATGGGGAACTCGATGCCTTTCCTCTTGAGTTCTTCATAAATATGCACTACTCCAGTTAAATCAGGGCTACTTCGGAAGGCATCGGCCCAAGCCTGGAAAACACGAGGGATTATCCAGAAACCTTCCAAATGAAGCTCCAGCCTCACCCTGACCTCAGATACTGACTGTAAAAGCTTTCACAGATTTCAGCTTCAAAGGAAAATCGGACTCATCAGACCTGGTCTAAAAGGTCCTGCAAGTATTAAGACAGTCACC
Coding sequences within it:
- the TOM1L2 gene encoding TOM1-like protein 2 isoform X1, which codes for MEFLLGNPFSTPVGQSLEKATDGSLQSEDWTLNMEICDIINETEEGPKDAIRALKKRLNGNKNYREVMLALTVLETCVKNCGHRFHVLVANRDFIDGVLVKIISPKNNPPTIVQDKVLALIQAWADAFRSSPDLTGVVHIYEELKRKGIEFPMADLDALSPIHTPQRSVPEVDPAANMHNSQSQQRMSSSSYSSSSPTAYSAPQAPALSVTGPITANSEQIARLRSELDIVRGNTKVMSEMLTEMVPGQEDSSDLELLQELNRTCRAMQQRIVELISRVSNEEVTEELLHVNDDLNNVFLRYERFERYRSGRSTQNASNGVLNEVTEDNLIDLGPGSPAVVSPMVGNSAPPSSLSSQLAGLDLGTNSVSGTLSSLQHSNPRDDFDMFAQTRGSSLAEQRKNVTYEDPQAVKGLASALDVRKQNTGGRRGKGGNSDMEPIDKWLITQGMIPVAQSSVMDDIEEWLSTDLKGNELEEGVTSEEFDKFLEERAKAAEMVPNLPSPPLEAPTPPTNPSSRKKQERSEDALFAL
- the TOM1L2 gene encoding TOM1-like protein 2 isoform X3; its protein translation is MEFLLGNPFSTPVGQSLEKATDGSLQSEDWTLNMEICDIINETEEGPKDAIRALKKRLNGNKNYREVMLALTVLETCVKNCGHRFHVLVANRDFIDGVLVKIISPKNNPPTIVQDKVLALIQAWADAFRSSPDLTGVVHIYEELKRKGIEFPMADLDALSPIHTPQRSVPEVDPAANMHNSQSQQRMSSSSYSSSSPTAYSAPQAPALSVTGPITANSEQIARLRSELDIVRGNTKVMSEMLTEMVPGQEDSSDLELLQELNRTCRAMQQRIVELISRVSNEEVTEELLHVNDDLNNVFLRYERFERYRSGRSTQNASNGVLNEVTEDNLIDLGPGSPAVVSPMVGNSAPPSSLSSQLAGLDLGTNSVSGTLSSLQHSNPRDDFDMFAQTRGSSLAEQRKNVTYEDPQAVKGLASALDVRKQNTGGKGNELEEGVTSEEFDKFLEERAKAAEMVPNLPSPPLEAPTPPTNPSSRKKQERSEDALFAL
- the TOM1L2 gene encoding TOM1-like protein 2 isoform X2; protein product: MEFLLGNPFSTPVGQSLEKATDGSLQSEDWTLNMEICDIINETEEGPKDAIRALKKRLNGNKNYREVMLALTVLETCVKNCGHRFHVLVANRDFIDGVLVKIISPKNNPPTIVQDKVLALIQAWADAFRSSPDLTGVVHIYEELKRKGIEFPMADLDALSPIHTPQRSVPEVDPAANMHNSQSQQRMSSSSYSSSSPTAYSAPQAPALSVTGPITANSEQIARLRSELDIVRGNTKVMSEMLTEMVPGQEDSSDLELLQELNRTCRAMQQRIVELISRVSNEEVTEELLHVNDDLNNVFLRYERFERYRSGRSTQNASNGVLNEVTEDNLIDLGPGSPAVVSPMVGNSAPPSSLSSQLAGLDLGTNSVSGTLSSLQHSNPRDDFDMFAQTRGSSLAEQRKNVTYEDPQAVKGLASALDVRKQNTGGIPVAQSSVMDDIEEWLSTDLKGNELEEGVTSEEFDKFLEERAKAAEMVPNLPSPPLEAPTPPTNPSSRKKQERSEDALFAL
- the TOM1L2 gene encoding TOM1-like protein 2 isoform X4, with the translated sequence MEFLLGNPFSTPVGQSLEKATDGSLQSEDWTLNMEICDIINETEEGPKDAIRALKKRLNGNKNYREVMLALTVLETCVKNCGHRFHVLVANRDFIDGVLVKIISPKNNPPTIVQDKVLALIQAWADAFRSSPDLTGVVHIYEELKRKGIEFPMADLDALSPIHTPQRSVPEVDPAANMHNSQSQQRMSSSSYSSSSPTAYSAPQAPALSVTGPITANSEQIARLRSELDIVRGNTKVMSEMLTEMVPGQEDSSDLELLQELNRTCRAMQQRIVELISRVSNEEVTEELLHVNDDLNNVFLRYERFERYRSGRSTQNASNGVLNEVTEDNLIDLGPGSPAVVSPMVGNSAPPSSLSSQLAGLDLGTNSVSGTLSSLQHSNPRDDFDMFAQTRGSSLAEQRKNVTYEDPQAVKGLASALDVRKQNTGGDC